From Salinibacterium sp. ZJ450, one genomic window encodes:
- a CDS encoding TetR/AcrR family transcriptional regulator C-terminal domain-containing protein, translating to MAGVKTTATARIPVTRERAVRVAITLADAGGIESLSMRKLAGELGIEAMSLYYHVKSKDDLLDGMIEAVVGEITLPTVDAEWKTAMRERADSARTVLGRHPWAISMMDSRTTQATLKHHDAVIGCLRQSGFSMAMSGHAMSVLDSYVHGFALQEASLPFDETGDISAVTEDIMASQQRMMEDFPNLAEMAVTLVLQPGYAYGNEFDFGIRLILNGLESALESDGDSIS from the coding sequence GTGGCAGGGGTGAAGACAACGGCGACCGCGCGGATTCCGGTGACGCGTGAGCGGGCCGTGCGCGTGGCGATCACACTGGCGGATGCCGGAGGGATCGAGTCTCTGAGCATGCGCAAGCTCGCCGGGGAGCTGGGCATCGAGGCCATGTCGCTCTACTACCACGTGAAGAGCAAGGACGACCTGCTCGACGGCATGATCGAGGCCGTGGTCGGCGAGATCACGCTGCCGACGGTCGACGCCGAGTGGAAGACGGCGATGCGGGAACGCGCCGACTCCGCGCGCACCGTGCTGGGGCGGCATCCGTGGGCCATCAGCATGATGGACTCGCGCACCACGCAGGCGACCCTGAAACACCACGATGCCGTCATCGGATGCCTGCGCCAGTCCGGTTTCTCGATGGCGATGAGCGGCCACGCCATGTCCGTGCTCGATAGCTACGTGCACGGGTTCGCCCTGCAGGAGGCATCCCTGCCGTTCGATGAGACCGGCGACATCAGCGCGGTCACCGAAGACATCATGGCGTCACAGCAGCGGATGATGGAGGACTTCCCGAACCTGGCCGAGATGGCGGTGACCCTGGTGCTGCAGCCGGGGTACGCCTACGGCAACGAGTTCGACTTCGGCATCCGACTCATCCTGAATGGCCTCGAGAGCGCACTCGAATCTGACGGTGACTCAATAAGCTGA
- the lepB gene encoding signal peptidase I yields MDDAQPTRVASVVAERQSQGKSVKVFVRDVLVILLAAILISFLVKTFLVRSFYIPSESMMDTLHRDDRVIVNQLTPDLTPVQRGDVVVFKDPGGWLDPRPPEPQNPVIAAFDWFFSFVGLSAPDSNDHLIKRAIGLPGDVVACCNEFGELTINGNPVDEPYVVVRSGTGRVSETDFAVTVPQDSLWVLGDNRYASADSRFHTDKPGGGFVPYENVVGRAILITWPIDRWSWLDNHEFTFR; encoded by the coding sequence ATGGACGACGCACAACCGACCCGTGTCGCGTCGGTTGTCGCGGAACGACAATCTCAGGGCAAGAGCGTCAAGGTCTTCGTTCGCGACGTGCTGGTCATCCTCCTGGCCGCGATCCTCATCTCGTTCCTCGTCAAGACCTTCCTCGTCCGGTCCTTCTATATCCCATCCGAGTCGATGATGGACACGCTGCACCGGGACGACCGCGTCATCGTGAACCAGCTCACCCCCGACCTGACACCGGTCCAGCGCGGCGACGTGGTCGTGTTCAAGGACCCGGGCGGATGGCTGGATCCGCGGCCACCCGAACCGCAGAACCCCGTGATCGCGGCATTCGACTGGTTCTTCTCGTTCGTCGGGCTCTCCGCACCCGACAGCAACGATCACCTCATCAAGCGGGCGATCGGGCTGCCGGGCGACGTGGTTGCCTGCTGTAACGAGTTCGGTGAACTGACAATCAATGGCAACCCGGTGGACGAGCCGTACGTGGTGGTGCGGTCGGGCACCGGTCGCGTCTCCGAGACGGACTTCGCAGTGACGGTACCGCAGGACTCGCTGTGGGTGCTCGGCGACAACCGCTATGCCTCCGCCGACTCGCGCTTCCACACCGACAAGCCGGGCGGCGGTTTTGTGCCGTACGAGAACGTCGTCGGTCGCGCCATCCTGATCACGTGGCCGATCGACCGCTGGAGCTGGCTCGATAACCACGAGTTCACCTTCCGGTGA
- a CDS encoding DUF4386 domain-containing protein: protein MTATLKSLPTERVRMDSLRKTALVAGVLYLITFVSIPTLALYGEVRNDPNFIAGAGPDTPIILGGVLEVIVALACIGTGVALYQVVKRQNEGIALGFVGARILEAAAIFAGVVSLLAIVTVRQGGWGEDAVITGQALLALHTWTTLLGQGFLPAVNALLLGWLLYKARLVPRVLPLIGFIGAPLLVASVAGSLFGLWAPLNPIGGIGALLLAVWEFSLGVWLVVKGFKPSPVTGR, encoded by the coding sequence ATGACCGCCACACTGAAGTCCCTGCCCACAGAACGAGTCCGGATGGATTCGCTGCGCAAGACCGCGCTCGTCGCGGGCGTGCTCTACCTGATCACCTTCGTATCCATCCCGACGCTCGCGCTCTACGGCGAGGTGCGAAACGACCCCAACTTCATCGCCGGCGCCGGACCGGACACGCCAATCATCCTGGGGGGTGTGCTCGAGGTCATCGTCGCCCTCGCCTGCATCGGCACTGGCGTCGCGCTCTACCAGGTGGTCAAGCGGCAGAACGAGGGCATCGCGCTCGGCTTCGTCGGGGCACGGATTCTGGAGGCTGCCGCGATCTTCGCGGGAGTCGTCAGCCTGCTGGCCATCGTGACCGTGCGACAGGGCGGTTGGGGAGAAGACGCGGTGATCACCGGACAGGCCCTGCTGGCCCTGCACACCTGGACCACCCTGCTCGGGCAGGGCTTCCTGCCGGCCGTGAACGCCCTGCTCCTGGGCTGGCTGCTGTACAAGGCCCGTCTGGTGCCGCGAGTCCTGCCGCTGATCGGATTCATCGGCGCACCCCTGCTCGTGGCATCCGTCGCCGGGTCGCTCTTCGGCCTGTGGGCACCGCTGAACCCGATCGGCGGAATCGGCGCCCTGCTGCTCGCGGTCTGGGAGTTCTCGCTCGGTGTCTGGCTGGTGGTGAAGGGGTTCAAGCCGTCACCTGTCACCGGAAGGTGA
- a CDS encoding VOC family protein, whose amino-acid sequence MKIVPNLWFDNAAEDAAKLYTSIFKNSRITSVTKYPEAATEFSGKPAGSVLTVEFELDGNPFLALNGGPDFRFNESVSFEIPCEDQEEVDYYWSKLTENGGEESMCGWLKDRFGLSWQVVPRRLGEIMADPDQKKVEAATAAYLTMRKLDIATIEEAYASA is encoded by the coding sequence ATGAAGATCGTCCCTAACCTGTGGTTCGACAACGCAGCAGAAGACGCAGCGAAGCTGTACACCTCCATCTTTAAGAACTCGAGAATCACCTCCGTCACCAAGTACCCGGAGGCAGCAACCGAGTTCTCCGGCAAGCCCGCGGGCTCCGTCTTGACAGTCGAGTTCGAGCTCGATGGCAATCCCTTCCTGGCCCTCAATGGCGGCCCCGACTTCAGGTTCAACGAGTCCGTGTCGTTCGAGATCCCCTGCGAAGACCAGGAGGAAGTCGACTACTACTGGTCGAAGCTCACGGAGAACGGCGGCGAGGAGTCGATGTGTGGCTGGCTGAAGGACCGCTTCGGCCTGTCCTGGCAGGTCGTTCCGAGGCGGCTGGGCGAGATCATGGCCGACCCCGACCAGAAGAAGGTCGAGGCCGCGACGGCCGCCTACCTGACGATGAGAAAGCTCGACATCGCGACGATCGAGGAAGCGTACGCCTCCGCTTAG
- a CDS encoding GH25 family lysozyme, with the protein MSSYQGAIDWTVLSSEDIDFAIIKATEGSGAQDSRFAKNWSDAHETDLLVGAYHFISFESEGATQAQNVIDTVPDAPGSLPVTVDLEFYGDFFDNPPTRTHVRNILDPLLAALEDHYGTPPIIYATPDAYDRYVRDDYPDNPIWIRSVALPPRLSDERDWTIWQYSHRDRLRGYNGDEQYIDMNVFAGTLDEMRALAAQSAR; encoded by the coding sequence GTGTCCTCGTACCAGGGTGCGATCGACTGGACCGTGCTCAGCTCAGAAGACATCGACTTCGCCATCATCAAGGCGACGGAGGGATCCGGCGCCCAGGACTCGCGATTCGCGAAGAACTGGTCCGATGCACACGAAACCGACCTGTTGGTCGGCGCCTACCATTTCATTAGCTTCGAGAGTGAAGGCGCCACTCAGGCTCAAAACGTGATCGACACGGTGCCGGATGCCCCCGGCTCACTGCCCGTGACCGTCGACCTCGAGTTCTATGGCGACTTCTTCGACAACCCTCCGACGCGCACGCATGTTCGGAACATCCTCGACCCGCTGCTCGCCGCGCTTGAAGACCACTACGGCACGCCGCCCATCATCTATGCGACGCCAGACGCGTACGACCGTTACGTCCGCGACGACTACCCAGACAACCCGATCTGGATTCGGTCGGTTGCGCTCCCGCCGAGGTTGTCGGACGAGCGCGACTGGACCATCTGGCAGTACTCTCACCGCGATCGTCTCCGCGGTTACAACGGGGACGAGCAATACATCGACATGAACGTCTTTGCCGGCACACTTGACGAAATGCGCGCGCTCGCGGCTCAATCGGCGAGATGA
- a CDS encoding TetR/AcrR family transcriptional regulator gives MGRTSMAREQLIDAARTLMHARGYGAIGVAEICERADVRKGSFYYFFDSKQALTVAALQSAWAAERGRWLEALGGGPGIRGLEHLVQQQIAIQQDWRESSGTVIGCLYGNLALEAGADEPELREFLRELFEDQTELIRAVLDAAAAEGVIPGERASAASARAILAQLEGAVMFAKLYDDPSELDNLWQQIRALLGTFPQPPVN, from the coding sequence ATGGGCAGGACGAGCATGGCACGAGAGCAGCTGATCGACGCGGCCCGCACCCTGATGCACGCGCGCGGATACGGCGCGATTGGGGTGGCGGAGATTTGTGAACGCGCCGACGTGCGCAAGGGGAGCTTCTACTATTTCTTCGATTCCAAGCAGGCACTGACCGTCGCGGCACTGCAATCGGCGTGGGCAGCGGAACGCGGTCGGTGGCTTGAGGCGCTTGGCGGCGGACCGGGCATCCGCGGTCTTGAGCACCTGGTCCAGCAGCAGATTGCGATTCAGCAGGATTGGCGTGAGTCGTCCGGGACGGTCATCGGCTGCCTCTACGGAAACCTCGCGCTCGAGGCGGGCGCCGACGAGCCTGAGCTGCGTGAATTCCTTCGGGAACTGTTCGAAGACCAGACCGAACTCATCCGTGCCGTGCTAGACGCGGCCGCCGCCGAAGGCGTCATCCCCGGTGAACGCGCGAGCGCGGCGAGTGCGCGCGCCATCCTCGCACAACTGGAAGGAGCGGTGATGTTCGCGAAGTTGTACGACGATCCGTCCGAGCTCGATAACCTCTGGCAACAGATTCGTGCACTTCTCGGCACCTTTCCACAGCCGCCGGTCAACTGA
- a CDS encoding flavodoxin family protein has product MHSDHAIIAIAYHSGCGHTARLAQAVAAGAQQSEGCSAVVYDVADLSDQLWEGLEQADAIIFGSPTYMGSQSSVFQQFAEASASVWAAQGWKDKVAAGFTNSAGVNGDKLNTLTSIALLAAQHGMHWVSLGLPPGWLYSSNGTVDDLNRLGGFIGAMAQSPSDAAAAVAPSDADLRTAEHLGRRVAAVTLQLRAGLREAALV; this is encoded by the coding sequence ATGCACTCGGATCACGCGATTATTGCGATCGCCTATCACAGCGGGTGTGGGCACACCGCGCGTCTCGCCCAAGCCGTCGCCGCCGGCGCACAGCAGTCCGAGGGCTGTTCGGCTGTCGTATACGACGTGGCCGATCTCTCTGACCAGCTTTGGGAGGGGCTCGAGCAGGCGGACGCGATCATCTTCGGCTCACCGACCTACATGGGCAGCCAGTCCTCCGTATTCCAACAGTTTGCGGAAGCCAGCGCGTCAGTGTGGGCTGCACAGGGGTGGAAGGACAAAGTTGCGGCTGGCTTCACCAATTCCGCGGGAGTGAACGGCGACAAGCTGAACACGCTGACCTCAATCGCTCTCCTCGCGGCCCAGCATGGGATGCACTGGGTATCGCTCGGCCTGCCGCCAGGGTGGCTGTACTCGTCCAATGGCACGGTCGACGACCTCAACCGGCTCGGCGGTTTCATCGGCGCCATGGCCCAGTCTCCATCGGATGCCGCGGCAGCGGTCGCCCCGTCGGACGCGGACCTTCGCACGGCTGAGCACCTGGGTCGCCGCGTGGCCGCAGTCACTCTCCAGCTGCGCGCCGGGCTTCGAGAGGCGGCTCTGGTATGA
- a CDS encoding nitronate monooxygenase family protein yields the protein MNRIVDLFGIRHAIVQGPFGGGLSTVELAAAVSNAGGLGSFGAHILHADGIRAVVEGIRERTPLPFSVNLWVPQPGEGDAVNLEPHIQRLAPLYARLGVEWNGSPAEAPDFDEQLDSLLAAAPPIISFVMGLPPQWAVDRARNAGIILIGTATTVAEARSIEAAGLDAVVASGSDAGGHRGAFLRPVGESLVGTFSLVPQVVDSVGIPVIAAGGIADRRGIAAAHALGADGVQIGTGFLVTAESGASDVHREKLASADAEITVLTRLFSGRHARGIVNALVRELASEEDAVPHYPVQNALMQPLRQAAARLGNGDYLNLWAGQAAPLTRPRSAAEYVASLTVPTR from the coding sequence ATGAACCGGATCGTAGACCTGTTTGGGATTCGACATGCGATCGTGCAGGGTCCGTTCGGCGGCGGGCTGTCCACCGTCGAACTCGCGGCCGCCGTCTCAAACGCGGGCGGACTGGGATCGTTCGGTGCACACATCCTGCATGCCGATGGGATCCGGGCGGTAGTGGAAGGGATTCGCGAGCGCACGCCCCTGCCGTTCTCGGTGAATTTGTGGGTCCCACAGCCGGGCGAGGGCGACGCTGTCAATCTCGAGCCACACATTCAGCGACTCGCGCCGCTCTACGCCCGACTAGGGGTGGAATGGAACGGGTCGCCGGCCGAGGCTCCGGACTTCGACGAGCAACTCGATTCCCTCCTCGCTGCTGCCCCTCCCATCATTAGTTTCGTCATGGGCCTGCCGCCCCAATGGGCTGTTGATCGGGCGCGGAACGCCGGCATCATCCTGATCGGCACTGCCACGACCGTCGCCGAGGCTCGGTCGATCGAGGCCGCCGGCCTCGACGCAGTCGTCGCTTCGGGCAGCGACGCCGGAGGTCACCGCGGTGCATTCCTCCGCCCGGTTGGCGAGTCACTGGTCGGTACGTTCTCGCTTGTGCCACAGGTTGTGGATTCGGTCGGCATCCCGGTGATCGCCGCCGGTGGTATCGCAGATAGGCGCGGCATCGCGGCCGCGCACGCACTCGGGGCTGACGGGGTCCAAATCGGCACAGGATTCCTCGTGACCGCCGAATCCGGAGCGAGCGATGTGCACCGAGAAAAGCTGGCAAGCGCGGATGCCGAGATCACCGTTCTCACTCGGCTGTTCTCCGGCAGGCACGCCCGCGGGATCGTCAACGCCCTCGTAAGAGAGCTCGCTTCCGAGGAGGACGCCGTGCCCCACTACCCTGTCCAGAACGCACTAATGCAACCGCTCAGGCAAGCAGCGGCCCGCCTCGGCAATGGCGACTACCTCAACCTTTGGGCTGGACAGGCTGCTCCGCTCACCCGGCCGCGGTCGGCGGCCGAATACGTCGCCTCACTCACCGTACCTACGCGTTGA
- a CDS encoding PhzF family phenazine biosynthesis protein → MRLIGARHHGDVNILRFRAFTSEQPNAASGNPAGVVIDAEGLIDAEMLRIAAELGFSETAFLTSITHDSARIRYFTPRAEIAFCGHATIASGVALSRRGAGPLIRLATNAGEVPVEVSDQKATLVAVDTAVEPLDDDLLDELLATLRLARDDLDPALSPALVRGGNPHPLVPVRGGVLARLDHDAEAVLRLQDRQGWDGTIPVVHRIDATRFASRNPFPRGGIREDPATGSAAAGLGAYLRAGRHITLPAVLTVEQGAEVGRPSLIMVEVPREGRVRVTGGADEMLQRPRVQHLLQRAVPVVLPADRSSSVNA, encoded by the coding sequence GTGCGACTGATAGGCGCACGCCACCATGGGGATGTGAACATACTTAGATTTCGCGCCTTCACCTCTGAGCAACCAAACGCTGCGTCGGGCAACCCCGCGGGTGTGGTTATTGATGCGGAAGGCCTGATCGATGCTGAGATGCTGCGCATCGCCGCCGAACTCGGTTTCAGCGAGACCGCTTTCCTCACGTCGATAACGCATGACTCCGCCCGCATCCGCTACTTCACGCCCCGTGCCGAGATTGCCTTCTGTGGGCACGCGACAATCGCCTCCGGGGTGGCCCTTTCTCGTCGCGGCGCCGGACCGTTGATTCGCCTGGCCACGAATGCTGGGGAAGTTCCCGTTGAAGTTTCAGACCAGAAAGCCACCCTGGTCGCCGTCGACACTGCCGTCGAACCGCTCGACGACGATCTGCTCGACGAGCTGCTGGCAACACTCCGGCTCGCGCGCGACGATCTCGACCCGGCACTGTCACCCGCCCTCGTGCGCGGAGGTAACCCACACCCGCTCGTACCGGTGCGCGGAGGAGTACTCGCGAGGCTGGACCATGACGCCGAAGCGGTGTTGCGGTTACAGGACCGGCAAGGATGGGACGGCACAATCCCCGTCGTCCATCGCATCGACGCGACGCGCTTCGCATCACGCAACCCGTTCCCTCGCGGTGGTATCCGCGAAGATCCTGCCACCGGGTCCGCCGCCGCGGGGCTCGGGGCGTACCTGCGGGCCGGCCGGCACATCACGTTGCCCGCGGTGCTGACGGTGGAACAGGGCGCGGAAGTGGGCCGGCCCTCGCTGATCATGGTTGAAGTGCCCAGGGAAGGCCGCGTGCGGGTTACCGGCGGCGCGGACGAGATGCTACAGCGGCCTCGCGTCCAACATCTCTTGCAACGAGCGGTCCCGGTGGTCTTGCCCGCGGACCGCTCGTCATCGGTCAACGCGTAG
- a CDS encoding TetR/AcrR family transcriptional regulator: protein MNGTTVAPPQTTARERIIRSAYELFSHRAIRDVGVDELIQSAGVATSTFYRHFPSKDDVVIAFLERRETVWTYGTVEAEARRRGTTAREQLLAIFDIYDEWFRRDDYEACSFMHVLFEMGSEHPLGRASIDNLGRIRQVVRMFATEAGLQGVDDFDWSWHILMKGAIVAAEEGDKDAALRAKKMGAWLIDQHSA from the coding sequence GTGAACGGAACTACCGTTGCTCCCCCGCAAACAACCGCGCGCGAGCGGATCATCCGCAGCGCGTACGAGTTGTTCTCTCATCGCGCTATTCGCGATGTCGGGGTCGACGAGCTGATCCAGTCGGCTGGCGTCGCGACATCTACGTTCTATCGTCACTTCCCGTCGAAGGATGACGTGGTTATTGCGTTCCTCGAACGGCGTGAGACCGTCTGGACCTACGGCACCGTCGAGGCCGAGGCGCGGCGCCGTGGAACCACCGCGCGGGAACAGCTGCTGGCGATCTTCGACATCTATGACGAATGGTTCCGCCGCGACGACTACGAGGCCTGCTCGTTCATGCACGTGCTGTTCGAGATGGGGTCCGAACACCCGCTCGGCAGGGCGAGCATCGACAACCTCGGCCGCATTCGCCAGGTCGTGAGGATGTTCGCCACCGAGGCCGGGCTGCAGGGCGTCGACGACTTCGACTGGTCTTGGCACATTCTGATGAAGGGCGCCATCGTCGCTGCCGAAGAGGGCGACAAGGATGCGGCGCTGCGGGCCAAGAAGATGGGTGCCTGGCTGATCGACCAGCACTCGGCATAG
- a CDS encoding zinc-dependent alcohol dehydrogenase produces MRAMVYRGPYKVRVEEKDIPPIEHPNDAVVKVTMAAICGSDLHLYHGMMPDTRVGMTFGHEFIGVVEQVGSSVEHLKPGDRVMVPFNIFCGSCYFCVRGLYSNCHNVNANATAIGGIYGYSHTCGGYDGGQAEYVRVPFADVGPSIIPDWMDDEDALLLTDALPTGYFGAQLGDIDEGDTVVVFGAGPVGLFAAKSSWLMGAGRVIVIDHLDYRLEKARSFAQAEAFNFTEFDDIVVHLKKATDYLGADVAIDAVGAEADGNFTQHVTSAKLKLQGGSPVALNWAIDSVRKGGTVSVMGAYGPLFSAVKFGDAMNKGLTLRMNQCPVKRQWPRLFEHIQNGYLKPNDIVTHRLPLEHIGEGYHMFSAKLDDCIKPIVVPGAV; encoded by the coding sequence ATGCGAGCGATGGTGTACCGCGGGCCGTACAAGGTCCGTGTCGAAGAGAAGGACATTCCGCCGATCGAGCACCCGAACGACGCCGTCGTCAAAGTGACGATGGCAGCGATCTGCGGGTCGGACCTGCATCTCTACCACGGCATGATGCCGGACACCCGCGTCGGAATGACGTTCGGGCACGAATTCATCGGCGTGGTCGAGCAGGTCGGATCATCCGTGGAGCACTTGAAACCCGGCGACCGGGTGATGGTGCCCTTCAACATCTTCTGCGGGTCGTGCTACTTCTGCGTGCGCGGTTTGTACTCCAACTGCCACAACGTGAACGCGAACGCCACCGCCATCGGCGGCATTTACGGCTATTCCCACACGTGCGGCGGATATGACGGCGGGCAAGCAGAGTACGTGCGGGTGCCCTTCGCCGACGTCGGGCCCAGCATCATCCCGGATTGGATGGACGATGAGGACGCTCTGCTGCTGACCGACGCTTTACCGACTGGGTACTTCGGGGCGCAACTCGGCGACATCGACGAAGGCGACACCGTCGTCGTGTTCGGCGCCGGCCCGGTGGGTCTGTTCGCCGCGAAGTCGTCCTGGCTGATGGGCGCCGGCCGGGTCATCGTGATCGATCACCTCGACTATCGCCTGGAGAAGGCGCGCAGCTTCGCGCAGGCGGAGGCGTTCAACTTCACGGAATTCGACGACATCGTCGTGCACCTGAAGAAGGCCACCGACTACCTGGGAGCGGATGTCGCCATCGACGCCGTCGGCGCCGAGGCGGATGGCAACTTCACCCAGCACGTCACGTCCGCGAAGCTCAAGCTGCAGGGCGGCTCACCGGTCGCCCTGAACTGGGCGATTGATTCGGTGCGGAAGGGCGGCACCGTTTCGGTGATGGGTGCGTACGGGCCGCTGTTCAGCGCGGTCAAGTTCGGGGACGCCATGAACAAGGGGCTCACGTTGCGGATGAACCAGTGCCCCGTGAAGCGTCAATGGCCGCGACTGTTCGAGCACATTCAGAATGGGTACCTCAAGCCGAACGACATCGTGACGCACCGGCTGCCCCTTGAGCACATCGGCGAGGGTTACCACATGTTCTCAGCGAAGCTCGACGACTGTATCAAGCCGATTGTCGTTCCGGGCGCTGTCTGA
- a CDS encoding CPBP family intramembrane glutamic endopeptidase: protein MTLTVRAPFRSMLALTPRTGVLLLVVFGVVRVALVLQANVTGSYQLVSFVFVAMIVLPWLLLTRDGRRRIGMVGPSRWRWVLPAALAGVASALVVYAAAAVLWGHTVSHPFAYIALSYSNVPSAPSDSDRLVYFIIYAVIGMLFSPIGEEVLYRGLAHESIATRWGDRRAVLTDATAFAVTHLAHFGLVFVAGVWAFLPLPALLWVTAMFLVSLVFYGFRRLTGSLIGAIVAHAGFNLAMNWVIFYLILG from the coding sequence GTGACCCTGACCGTCCGTGCCCCGTTCCGCTCGATGCTCGCGTTGACACCGCGCACCGGCGTCCTGTTGCTGGTGGTGTTCGGCGTGGTGCGGGTGGCCCTGGTGCTGCAAGCGAACGTCACTGGCAGCTACCAGCTCGTGAGTTTCGTGTTCGTGGCGATGATCGTGCTGCCGTGGCTGCTGCTCACCCGGGACGGCCGCCGGCGAATCGGCATGGTGGGACCGTCGCGCTGGCGCTGGGTACTTCCGGCGGCGCTCGCCGGAGTCGCATCCGCGCTGGTCGTCTACGCCGCAGCCGCCGTGCTGTGGGGCCATACGGTGTCCCACCCGTTCGCCTACATTGCGCTTTCATACTCGAACGTGCCGTCGGCCCCCTCGGACAGCGACCGGCTCGTGTACTTCATCATCTACGCGGTGATCGGGATGCTGTTCAGCCCCATCGGTGAGGAGGTGTTGTACCGCGGCCTCGCCCACGAGAGCATCGCCACGCGCTGGGGTGACCGGCGCGCGGTGCTGACTGACGCGACCGCGTTCGCCGTCACGCACTTGGCGCACTTCGGCCTGGTGTTCGTGGCCGGCGTGTGGGCGTTCCTGCCGCTGCCCGCGCTGCTTTGGGTGACGGCCATGTTCCTGGTGTCGCTCGTGTTCTACGGATTTCGCCGGCTCACAGGGTCGCTGATCGGGGCAATCGTCGCGCACGCGGGGTTCAACTTGGCGATGAACTGGGTGATCTTCTATCTGATCCTCGGGTAG
- a CDS encoding magnesium and cobalt transport protein CorA, with amino-acid sequence MALIDNGVYVDGVRTENPTSLDETYEVMRERGGMAWIGLYRPSADEVHSVAKEFDLHPLAVEDALKGHQRAKFERYGDTLIVVLRPARYVDEQETVEFGELHVFVGPDFVITVRHAEAPNVAVVRRRMEANPELLSKGPEAVLYALFDEVVDEYGPVIAGLENDIDEIEDQLFGGHPDVSRRIYALLSEVISFQRAVHPLVGILQDLGEGSVKYKVDVELQRSLRDVLDHVLRISEQADAFRALLQNALTVQAALISQRQNEETRLLSEASLAQSEEVKKISSWAAILFAPTLIGTVYGMNFDFMPELRWSWGYPMAVAAMVIMGATLWGVFKKNKWL; translated from the coding sequence ATGGCACTCATTGACAACGGTGTCTACGTGGATGGTGTGCGCACCGAGAACCCGACGAGCCTCGATGAGACATACGAGGTCATGCGCGAACGCGGCGGCATGGCTTGGATCGGCCTATACCGCCCGAGCGCGGATGAGGTGCACTCCGTTGCGAAAGAGTTCGATTTGCACCCCCTCGCCGTCGAGGACGCACTCAAGGGGCACCAGCGAGCCAAGTTCGAGCGTTACGGCGACACGTTGATCGTCGTGTTGCGTCCGGCCCGTTACGTCGACGAACAGGAGACCGTCGAATTCGGTGAACTTCACGTCTTCGTTGGGCCAGATTTCGTGATCACGGTGCGTCATGCCGAGGCGCCCAATGTTGCGGTGGTGCGGAGGCGGATGGAAGCCAACCCCGAGCTCCTCAGCAAAGGCCCGGAAGCTGTGCTTTACGCCTTGTTCGATGAGGTCGTCGATGAGTACGGGCCGGTGATCGCTGGATTGGAAAACGATATCGACGAGATCGAGGATCAGCTCTTCGGCGGGCACCCGGATGTCTCCCGTCGCATATACGCGCTCCTCAGCGAGGTAATCAGTTTCCAGCGCGCTGTTCATCCCTTGGTGGGGATACTCCAAGACCTCGGCGAAGGGTCCGTGAAGTACAAAGTCGACGTCGAACTGCAGCGGTCCCTCCGCGATGTCTTGGATCATGTGCTGCGTATTTCCGAGCAGGCGGATGCGTTCCGCGCGCTGCTCCAGAATGCGTTGACGGTTCAAGCCGCGCTCATCTCTCAGCGCCAGAACGAGGAAACCCGGCTGCTCTCGGAAGCGAGCCTTGCGCAGAGTGAGGAGGTCAAGAAGATTTCGTCATGGGCTGCGATCCTGTTCGCACCTACCTTGATCGGGACGGTGTACGGCATGAACTTCGATTTCATGCCTGAACTCCGTTGGTCGTGGGGTTACCCCATGGCCGTCGCCGCCATGGTGATCATGGGCGCGACCCTGTGGGGAGTGTTCAAGAAGAACAAGTGGCTCTAG